From Longimicrobium sp.:
GCCGTGACGGTGCGCTGGGAGTCGGCCGGGCTCACCGACGTGGGCCGCGTCCGCAAGGGGAACGAGGACTCCTTCTTCGTGGACGAGGCGCGGGGCGTCTTCCTGGTGGCGGACGGGATGGGGGGCCACGCCGCGGGGGAGATCGCCAGCGCGCTGGCCGCCCGCACGGTGGGCGGCACCCTGGTGCGCGGGGTGGACGAGGAGCTGGAGCCCGACCTGCTGGCCGAGGCGATGAAGCGCTCCCTCTACGCCGCGCACGAGGCGATCCTCGCCCACACCATGGCCGACCCCGCCACCGAGGGGATGGGCACCACGCTCACCGCGCTGGTCGTCTCCCGCGACGGCGCCTTCCGCCTGGGCCACGTGGGCGACAGCCGCATGTACCTGTTCCGCACCGGCGAGCTCACCCAGATCTCGCACGACCACACCTGGGTGCAGCGCGAGGTGGACGAGGGGCGGCTGACGGAGCAGGGTGCGCGCCGCCACCGCCTGTCGCACATCCTGACCCGCGCCCTGGGCGCCGACTCCGCGGACAGCCCAGACATCGAGGCGGGCAAGCTCCAGCCGGGCGACCTGGTCCTGCTGTGCAGCGACGGCCTCACCGGTATGCTCAACGACCGCATGATCGCCCGCATCCTGGAGGACGACGGCCCCCTCGCCGACCTGGCCGTGCAGCTCATCGCCGAGGCCAACGCCCGCGGCGGGCGCGACAACATCACCGCCGTGCTGGTGAGGATACTGCCCGGAGGCTGAAGCGCGGATCGGGGTGCAAATGTCGGGAAGAGGAGCGCGGGGACGATCCCCGCGCTCCTCGTTTTCTGCGCCCCTGCAACGGCGATGCGGGATCGAGACGCCACCGCGCGCGGAGCGGGAAGGCGCCAGAAGGGCGCGAGAAACGACGGCGTCCGGGCCGGAAATCCTGCTCTCCGGCGAGCACTTGCATCCTAATGATTGACCACTACCGTGAGTCACATTTCACGGGTATATATTCTCAGCTTCGTGAAACATACGTAGCGCCGCCGGCGAAATTCGTCCTGCGCGGAGAGAGCACCCCGCCTGTTCCGCACCCGCCGCTCGGGAGCGGAGCGCCTCAGCAACTTCGTGCTCAAGGACCCAATGGAGTGAAGCTCGACCCGCCCCCCTGAACGGTGCCGGATCCCCCGGCGCAGCGCACGGGGGTCCCTGTCCTACCCTCTCTCAACATCGGGGACTTGTGAAATCACGACAGTATTTGAGCAGCGTGCGCCATGCGCGGCGGCTCGCGCCCCTCGTCG
This genomic window contains:
- a CDS encoding PP2C family serine/threonine-protein phosphatase; the protein is MTVRWESAGLTDVGRVRKGNEDSFFVDEARGVFLVADGMGGHAAGEIASALAARTVGGTLVRGVDEELEPDLLAEAMKRSLYAAHEAILAHTMADPATEGMGTTLTALVVSRDGAFRLGHVGDSRMYLFRTGELTQISHDHTWVQREVDEGRLTEQGARRHRLSHILTRALGADSADSPDIEAGKLQPGDLVLLCSDGLTGMLNDRMIARILEDDGPLADLAVQLIAEANARGGRDNITAVLVRILPGG